The genomic window GGTTGCCGGGGTTGATCACGCAGATGGCCTTCACGCGTGTGCCCTCCGCCTTCGCCTGGGCCAGGGAGGCCTCCAGCATGGGGCGGCTCAGCTTCCAGCCGTTCGCCTCGTCCAGGTAGTAGGGCACCATGCGTCCTTCATAGAGGGTGATGGTGGCTGAATACAGCGGGTACTGGGGGATGGGCACCATGATGCCGTCCTGGGGTCCGCTGAGCAGCAGCCGCAGGATGGTCTGCACGCCTTTGCTGGCGCCGTCCGTGAGGAAGATGGCATCGGGATCCACCCCGATGTGGTCGCGCTCCAGGATGAATTCGGCCACGGCCTCGCGGATGAACCGCACGCCGCGGCTTTCGCTGTAGGCGCCGAGCCCGTGCCGGGTGCCGGCGAGGATGGCCTTGGCCGTTTCGACCACATCCGTGGGGAAGGTGCCCGGAGCCAGGTCCAGGAGGGCCGGATATTCACAGAGGGCCAGGATCTGGCGGTTCCAGGTGAGGGCCTTCTGCCCCAACGACTGTGGGTTCCCGATGTTGCAGTAGATGATCTCGCGGCCCTGCTTCTCCAGCTCCCCGGCCCGGGCCACGATGGGGCCCCGCACGGCGTATTCCGTTTCGAGGACGGCTTTCCCGAGGTCAGTCAAACGGATGGTCATGGGCGCTCCAACCCTTGAGTTTAACCTCAGCCCGCCCTGTGACCGCCGTCATCCTACTCCGCGTCAGGGCCTCCGGCCTTGGGCGGGGACAGGCGGCCAGATAGACTGGAGATTCCAGATTCACACAGTCACGCCACCTCCCCTCCTTTTCAGAAGAGGCTTTCATGCTCGGTTTCTCGCTTTCCCCTGAACAGCTGGCCGAAAAAGAACGGGCCCATACCTTCGCCGAGAAGATCATGCGCCCCGTGGCCCGCAAGTACGACGAGACGGGCGAGTGGGCCGTGGATGTCTACAAGGCGGCCTGGGACCAGGGCTACCTCCAGGCCCTGGTGCCTGAGGACTGCGGCGGTCCCGGCGCCAAGCAGATCGAGGAAGCCATCGTCTGCGAGGAGCTGGCCTGGGGCTGCGCCGGCCTCTACACCTCCATCATGGCCAACGGCCTGGCCATGACGCCCCTGCTGGTCGCGGCCTCCCCCGAACAGAAGAAGAAGTGGCTGGGCATGCTCGCGGAAGAGCCCAAGTTCGCGGCCTTCTCCCTGTCCGAGCCCAACGCCGGTTCCGATGCCGGCGGCATGAGCTGCCGCGCCGAGAAGAAGGGCGACAAGTACATCATCAACGGCACGAAGTGCTACTGCACCAACGGCGGTTACGCGGATTGGTACGCCCTCTTCGCCAGCACCGATCCCACCAAGGGTGCCCGCGGCACCAGCTGCATCGTGGTGCCCCGCGACACGCCGGGCCTGGTGGTGGGCAAGGCCATGGACAAGATGGGCCAGCGCGCCTCCAACCAGGTGGAGCTCTACTTCAACGACGCCGAAGTGCCCGTGGAGAACCTCCTGGGCAAGGAGGGCATGGGCTTCGTCATCGCCATGAAGACCCTGGATCAGACCCGCGCAGCCGTGGCCGCCGGAGGCGTGGGCGTGGCCCGGGCCGCCTTCGAGATCGCCCTGGAGTACGCCAAGACCCGCATCCAGTTCGGCCAGCCCATCTTCGCGAACCAGGCCATCAGCTTCATGCTGGCGGACATGGCCAAGAAGATCGAGGCCAGCCGCCTGCTCACCTGGCAGGCCGCCTGGATGACCGACAACGGCATCAAGAACTCCAAGCAGAGTGCCATCGCCAAGACCTTCGCCACCGACACCGCCATGGAAGTCAGCACCGACGCCGTGCAGATCCTCGGCGGCAACGGCTACAGCCGCGACTACCTGGTCGAGAAGTGCATGCGCGACGCCAAGCTCCTGCAGATCTATGAAGGAACGAACCAGATCCAGCGGCTGGTGATCGCCAAGGAAATCCAGCAGGGGAACTGATCGTCAGAGATCGCCCTATCCTCAGAAGGCGGCCCCTGGCCGCCTTCTGAGTTCCTGGAGCCCCCATGCGCAGCTGGATCCTCCTCCTCGTGGCCGGTCTCCTGGAGACGGGCTGGGCCATCGGCCTGAAATACACCCAGGGCTTCACGCGGCCCCTGGCCTCGGTCCTCACAGGACTGGCCATCGTGGGGAGCATGGTCCTGCTGGGACTGGCCGCCAAGGAGCTGCCCATCGGCACCGCCTACCCGGTGTGGGTGGGCATCGGGGCCTTCGGGGCGGCCGTGCTGGGCATGGTCCTCTTCAAGGAGCCGGTGACGCCCGGCCGGATCTTCTTTCTCGTCCTGCTCATGGTGGCGGTCATGGGCCTGAAGGCGACCACGGCCTAAGCTCTACCGCTGGGGGACCGGACCCTTCCCGCGGGGGGATTTTGGGGCTTGAAGACCTCCCCGCCCATCCCTAGAATCCCTTTCAACCAACCATCTTTACCAGCCCAACAGCCGTGAAAGTGGGGTGGGACTCCCGCCGGGGATCCCGGTTTCACTCGGGCGCAAGCCCCCGCGACTCGCGCGCCTGGCGCGCGTCGCGCGATCAACCTCCAGGCGCGAGGGGCTTGGCCCCCGGGAAGAAGGACATGTCCGAAGGTACCGTCAAGTGGTTCAACGCCGAGAAGGGTTTCGGCTTCATCACCCCCGATGAGGGTGGGCCCGACATCTTCGTCCACTACTCCGCCGTGCAGACCAAGGGATTCCGTTCCCTGGACGAGAAGCAGCGCGTCAGCTTCGAGGTGGTGCAGGGCCCCAAGGGGCCTCAGGCCGCGAATGTGAACAAGATCTGAACCCGCCCCTTTTCCGAGCCCCGGTCCCGGCCGGGGCTCGTTGCGTACCCGTGTCGCGTACCATGGGCCCATGCTCTCTGCGCGCCTCCGCCCGGTCCTGGGCCTCCTCCTGATCCTCCTGGTGGTCGTCCTTTCCGTGGAAGGCTTCCGGCAGGAGCCCCGGTTCGGGTGGATCCTGACGGGAACCCTCATCGCCGGGGTGTGGCTGGGCTGGGCCATCCGGCAGGTCTGGATCTATCCGACCGTCCTGGCCCGGGCCGAGATTCTGTGGAGTGCGGGCGAGCCGGCCTCGTCCGTGGCGGAATGCCTGGACCGGGCCCCCCTGGCCACCGGGGAGCTGGGCTACCGCATCCACCTCCTCCGCAGCGCCGCCCATCAGGCACTCGGCTACCGAGACCGGGCCTGGCTGGATCTCCTGGAGGGGCAGTTGTCCCGCGTGCCGCGGTGGAAGCGCCTCGAGGTGGCGCGGGCTTTCCGCAAGGTTCCGGACCTTCCCTCGGCGCGCCGCCTCGCCTGGGGCGAGCGCCTCATCCGGCTGGCTCCCCGCATGGCGCGGCTACGCCACCTGCAGGGCATCCTCCTGCTCCGGTCTGGCGGGGCCGAGGCGCTGCACCAGGCCTGGGCCCACTTCGAAGCCGCCCTGCCGCTGGCCTGGGACGATCCCCTGGTCCTCGACGATCTGATGCTGGCCGGCCTGCAGCATGGCCGCGAGGATGTGGCCGAGCGGGCCCTGGCCGTGCTCATGGCCCGCCACGGTGATCCGCGCCTGCCTTGGGATCGCGGGGCCGCCGGCATGCACCTGCTGCGCAGCGGCCACCCCGCCGAAGCCCTGGCCCTCATCCAGGCCCTGCCTCCGGAGCGGCGCACGCAGCCCCAGCACTGGCTGGTGGAGAGCATCTCCCGGCGCCGGCTCGGAGATCTCGAAGGTTCCTGGCAGGTGGCCGAAGCCGCGGTCCGCCAGCTTCCGGAGGCCTTCCGCCTCTGGATGGAGCGTCACCAGATCGCGCTGGAACTCCGCCGCGACGACGAGGCGCTCCGCAGCCTGGAGCGGGCCTGGAAGGTCATCCCGGGCGGCGCCGAGGGGGAATCCCTCCGGCAGGAATGGCAGCTCCGGCGAGCCGAGTTCGCCTTCTGGTGGGAGGACCAGCCGGACCTGGCGAAGTCGCTTCTCGAGAAGCTTCCGCCAGAACAGCAGGGCCCTCACCACCCGCCCCTCCTCCTGCAGGTCGAGGTGGCCCTGGGCGAGTACGAAACCGCCTACGCCGAGGTGATCAACCTCCTCAAAGCCGAGCCCGGCAACCCGGAGCTCCTGCTGCTCCAGGCGGACTGCCTGGCGGGCATGGAGACCTGGGAAGCCCTGCTGCCCTACCTGAACGGCCTGGGCGAGGCCTGCCGGGAATACCCGGCCTTCTGGCACCTGCGGGGCCTGGCCCAGGCCAACCTGGGCGATCACCTGCCGGCCCGCCTCGATCTCGAGCGCGCCGTCCGCCTGGATCCCCAGCACCTGAGGTACCTGCTGGATGCGGGCCACGGCTGTGCCGAGCTGGGGGACTGGGACCGTGCCGAGGGCCACTGGCGCCAGGCCCTGCAAGTCGATGGCCGGTCCGAGGAGGCCCTCATCCACCTGGCCGAGGCGCGGCGGGAACTGGAGGACCTCGACGGTGCCCGCCGCTACCTGCGCGAATGCCTGCTGCACCACCCCGACAGCGCGGACGCGCAGGCACGGCTGGCCGAGCTGGAGGCCAACTGAACCTTCAGACGGGTTTCAGGCTCCTGAGCAGGGCCAGCTTGCTGTCGTAGCGGGATTGCGCTTCGGGGAGGGACCACTTCCGCGCCTTCTCCAGGGCCTTGATGGCATCCTTCGTCTGTCCCTGGGCCAGGCACACCCGGGCCTGGATCAGGTAGAACTCGGGCTCCCGGGGCAGGAGCTTGATGGCCTGCTTGATGCGCTTCTCCGCCTCGCTCCATTGATCATCGGCCAGCGCCTCCTCAGCCAGGAAGGCATTGAAGAACGGGTCGCGCTTGCGGATCTCCAGCCCCCGCTCCCGGAAGCGGCGGGCCTCCTCCTCCCGCCCCTGGGCGCGCATGAGGTTTTCCATGTTCCCGCAGGGCGCACCATCCCGGGGATCGACCTCCAGGGCCTTCCGGAATGAGACCTCCGCCTCCTTGTCCTGATCCTTGGCCCGCTGGACGACCCCCAGGATGTTCCAGCCCACGCCAAGGCCAGGGTCCACCTCGATCGAGTGGTGCGCGTAGTGCAGGGCCTCCTCCGGTTTGCCTTCGGCCAGCAGCTCCACGGCGCGGTTGCTGTGGAAGAGGGCCACCACCCGCTTGGGCTCGAGGGATGCAATGAGCTGGGAATCCCGGCGGACTTCCGGCAGGAAATCGGCGACGAGCTCCTGGCCGATGGTGCCGGTCGGCACCACGGCCACCACATGGCGTTCGTAGCGGACGGTGGTGCCCACCCGCCGCCAGCGGCTGACCCGGAGCGACTCGCCGTAGCGGGCCTCGAGACCGATGGAGCGGCAGGCCGCCACATAGAGCGCGGTCAGGGAGAGGCAGTTCGCCTTGCGGTCCCGCCAGGCCTCGACAGGCGTCCTCGTGTAGGCATTGTCGTAGACGATGCCCAGGCCCCCCTCCTCCGGCGGGGCGAAGAAGGCCTTGAGCAGGGCCGAGACCTTCGCCGAGACCCCCATCTGGCCGATGGTGTGCTGACGCGCGAAGGTCTGCAGCTCCGGAGGCGCCTCGAAGGGATCCTCTCCGCCGACCAGCAACGCGGCTCCCAGCAGGAGGGGCAGAATTCGCAGGCGCACAGGGGACCTCCCGGCACAACATAGGTCTACGGACAGGAAGTTCAACGGGTTATGAGATGCTGATGAGCTCGGAGGGATTATGCCGAATCCAAGCGCCGTCGTGTGTGCCTATTCCAGCGTGGGGACCGCCGCGCTCGAGGGGCTGCTCGAGGCCGGCATCGAGGTAAAGGCCCTGTACACCTATGCCCAGGGCCCCGACGAGCTGTGGTTCACCCCCCCCGCGGCCGTGGCCCGAGCCCAGGGCATTCCCGTCCACCTGGCCCCCGCCTTCAACGACGATGGCGTCTTCGAGTCCATCCGCGCGCTCAGTCCCGATTTCCTGTTCAGTTTCTACTTCCGGGAAATGATCCAGGCCCGGTTCCTCGAGCTGCCACGGCTGGGTGCCTATAATCTGCACGGCAGCCTCCTGCCGAAATACCGGGGCCGAGCCCCACTCAACTGGGTGCTGGTAAAGGGCGAGACGGAAACCGGCATCACCCTCCACGCCATGACCCCCAAGCCCGACGACGGCCACATCGTGGCCCAGGCCCGGTTGCCCATCGACTGGGACGAGACCGCCCTCAGCCTCACCCTGAAGGCTGCGGACGCCGGGCGGGACCTGGTGCGCGGAGCCATTCCCGGATTGGTGGACGGGAGCATCGCCCGCCTCGATCAGAAGACCCTTGGCCCCTCCACCTACTTCGGAGGGCGCAAGCCCGCGGATTCCAGGCTGGCGTTCACCATGGGCGTGCAGGAGGCCTTCAACCAGATCCGCGCCGTGGCTGACCCCTGGCCCAACGCCTTCCTCGAAACGGGCCGCGGCACCGTCAAGGTGGCCTGGGCCCTGCCCAGCCACGAGGTCTGCCCCGCCGGCCACTTCCGCCTGACGCGGGATGGCGTGCTGGTGGGCTTCGCCGATGGCGCGCTCAGCCTCCGCACCCTCCGGAGGGACGGCCTGCGGGTGGAACGGCCCACTGAGCAGGCGGAAATGCTCCGAGACCTGGGCCTTCCAGAGGCCTGATCCCCCCGCCCGGGGCCATAACCCGCGTCACGCGGCATTCGTCGGGGTTGCGGCTTCTGGATATCCTGTCGGCCCCACCCCCCAGGAGCCTTCATGCGCAGCGTGATCACCGGAACCGGCGTCGGCCTGCCCACCCATGTCGTCACCAACGCCGCCCTGGCCGGGATCATGGACACCTCGGACGAGTGGATCCGCACCCGCAGCGGCATTCAGGAGCGCCGCTACGCGGAATCGGGCCAGGGCTCCACCGATCTCGGGGTGCTGGCGGCCCGGGCCGCCATCGCCAAGGCGGGCCTGGGCGTCGAGGAGATCGACGCGGTCATCTTCGCCACCATGACGCCGGACCACCTCCTTCCGGGCAACGGCCCGCTGCTGCAGACGGCGCTGGGCCTCCGCACCACCCTGCCCACCTTCGACCTCCGGCAGCAGTGCAGCGGCTTCCTCTATGGCCTGGAACTGGCCGACCTCCTCATCCAGAGCGGCCGGTACCGCCGCATCCTCCTGGTGGGCGCCGAGGTGCATACGGCCTTCATGCCCTGGCACCTGGGTTGGGACACCCTGATCGGCCAGTCCACCCGGGAAGTCACCGCAGCGGAGAAGACGGAGAACACCGCCAGCCGCGACCGCACCGTCCTCTTCGGGGACGGCGCCGGGGCGGTGGTGATCGAGGCCCGGGAGGGCCAAGCCGGGCTCCTGAAGACCCGGCTCTTCACCGATGGCACCGGCGCGGGCGTGCTCACCATGACGGGGGTCAGCTTCAAGCGGCGCCCCTTCGTGAGCATCGAGCAGATCCAGGCCGGCGAGACCCTCCCCGTCATGTCCGGCAAGGAGGTCTTCAAGGCCGCCGTGACCCTCATGCCGCAGGCGGTGCGCCAGGTCTGCGCGGAGGCCGGGATGGCCGTGGAGGCTCTGGACCTGGTGCTGGTCCACCAGGCCAACCTCCGCATCATCGAAGGCGTGCAGAAGGCCCTGGGCCTGCCACCGGAACGGGTGCCGCACAACATCGAGCGCTACGGCAACACCACCGCCGCCACCCTGCCCATCCTCTTCCATGAGTGCCAGGAGGACGGACGGATCCAGCCCGGCATGCGGGTGGCCTTCACCGCGCTGGGATCCGGCCTGCACTGGGGGGCGGCGCTCTACCAAGCCTGATTGCGCGCCCGTCGAGCCAGGGCTAGAATCCTGGAAACTCCGGAGTCCCCATGCGTTTCCGCCCCCTGGCCCTCGGCGCCGCCCTGGCGCTGATCCCCGCCCTCATCCTGTCCGCCGGCACTCCTAAATCCCGCAAGCATTCGGGGGGCCCCGTGAAGACTGCCGGGGAAGCCAAGGCCATCGCCGAGCGGGAAACGGGCGGCAGGGCCGTTCATGCCCGCCGCATCTCCCTGAACGGCGCTTCCAGCGGCTGGGAGGTGGACTTGCGGATGCCGAACGAGGACCGCGGCTGGCGGTGCATCATCGACTCGGACACGCACATGGTCCACAGCAAGGCGCGCATCGACCAGCCAGGCGCCAGATCCAAGGCGGACGGCCCGGTGCGCATGGTCAAGGGGAGCCGCTGAAGGAGGCTCCCCGACCCGCGGCGACCGTTCGCCGGTTTTTCCCGCCCGGAGCCCTGCCCTGCTTGACAGCCCGGCCTAGAATCGTACCTGCGGCCAATGCCGCGAGGAGAACGACACATGGGTCTGATGGACTGGGGCAAAGCCCAATTCCTGGACATTCTTGAGTGGCTTGACGATTCCAACGACACGCTGGCTTGGCGCTTCCCCATGCGGGGCCAGGAGATCCAGAACGGCGGCAAGCTCGTCGTGCGGGAAAGCCAGGAGGCCGTCTTCGTCAACGAGGGCCAGCTGGCGGATGTGTTCAAGCCCGGCACGCACAACCTCACCACCCAGAACCTGCCCATCCTCGCCACCCTGAAGGGCTGGAAGTACGGCTTCGAGAGCCCCTTCAAGAGCGATGTCTACTTCATCTCCACCAAGCTCTACAACGACCTGAAGTGGGGCACCTCGAACCCGATCATGATGCGCGACGCCGACTTCGGCATGCTGCGCATCCGGGCCTTCGGGATCTACTCCATCAAGGTGGTGGACAGCGGCACCTTCCTCAAGCAGCTGGTAGGCACCAACGGCGTCTACACCGTGCCCGACATCAGCGAGCAGCTCCGCAAGACCATCATGAGCCGCTTCACGGACACCCTGGGCGAATCCAAGATTCCCGCCCTGGACCTGGCCGCGAAGTACGACGAGATCTCCGACCTCGTGAAGCAGAAGCTGCAGGACGAGTTCAAGACCATGGGCCTTGAGCTCTCCAAGTTCTTCGTGGAGAACATCAGCCTTCCCGAGGAAGTGGAAGCCATGATGGACAAGCGCACGGGCGTGGGCATGATGGCTCCCGTCATGGGCGCCTACACGCAGATGCAGGTGGCCGACAGCATCCCCCTCGCGGCCCAGAACCCCGGCGGCGTCGCCGGCATGGGTATGGGCGTGGGCCTGGGCTTTGGCATGGGCAACATGATGGGGCAGCAGATGACCGGCGCCGCCCAGCAGATGAGCCAGCAGGGATTCCCGGCGGGCAATGCCCCCGCGGCCCCTGCGGCATCCATGGCTCCCGCGAAGTCCTTGAAAGAGGAACTCACCGAGCTCAAGGAGCTTTTCGACGGCCAGCTCATCACTCAGGCCGAATACGACACCCAGCGCGCCGCGGTCATGAAGAAGTTCGGCATGGGGAATTGAGACTCCAGTCTTAAGTCTTCAGGTAACGGAAGAAAGGGCGGCTTCGGCCGCCCTTTCTTCAAGACTGAAGGCTTCGGACTGAAGCCCCCCCTTAGTGGTGGTGGTCCGCTTCCGCATCGTGCTGGTGGATGAACCGGTGGTGATGGCGATCCGCCATGTCCCGGGTCTCGAAGTGCACCGTGAGGTGGCGGACGCCGTGCCGTTCCCACAGCAGGCGCTCGATGCGCTCCAGGAACGCCTCCGTGTCCTCCAGCCGGTCAGTGGCCACGATGATGTGGGCCGAGGCGATGGTGAGGTGGCTGCACATCTTCCAACTGCGGAAGTCCTCCACTCCGAGGACGCCCGGGAGCGCCATCAATTCGGCCTTCACCGCCTCGTGCTCGAAGGCGGCGCGGTGCATGAGGATGCCCACCGCGTCGCGGAGGAGGAGCACCGCCCCCCGCAGGATGACCCCCAGGATCACCAGGGCGATGGCGGGATCCACCCAGCGCCAGCCCGTGAGGCGGATGAGGATCATGCTCACCACCAGGGAGACGCTGGTGAGGCTGTCGGCGAAGGCGTGCGTGTAGGCCGCCCGCAGGCTGGCATCGCGCTCCAGCAGGCTGCGATCACGCGGTACCAGCACCACCGTGGCCGCGATGTTCAATAAGAGGCCGATGCCCGAGAACACCAGCACCCAGCCGGTCTGGATGGGCACAGGATGGCGGAAGCGGGCCAGGGCCTCCCAGCCCACCGCCCCCGCCAGGAACAGGAGGAACCCCACACCCACCAGGCTGTTGAAGACTTCGAGACGATGCCAGCCGAAGGTCCACCGGTCATCGGGAGCCCGCCGGTTGGCCAGCCAGAGGCTCAGAATCCCGAGGCTGTTCACCAGCACATCATTCAGGTTCTCCAGGCTGTCGCTGACCAGGCCGATGGAACCCGTCCAGAGGCCGCCCACGCCCTGAAGGACGAAGCTCACGAAGAAGATCGCCGCGCTCCAGGCCAGGCGGCCCGTGGTGCTGGGCCCATGCTCGTGGGAGCCGGCCATCATCGGCCCCGGTACTGGGGCCTGCGCTTCTCGCGGAAGGCGGCCAGTCCCTCCAGGCGATCCTGGGTGGGGATCACCTGGGCGTAGCAGGCCTGCTCGAATGCAAGGCCGGCGCCCAGGTCCAGACCCTGCCCCCGGTTCACGGCGAGCTTGGCCATGCGGACGGCCACCGGGCCGTTGGGCAGGATCTCCCGGGCCAGCGCCAGCGCCGAGTCCAGGGCTTGCCCCGCGGGGACCACCCGGTCCACCATGCCCAGACGCCCGGCTTCCTCGGCGCCGAGGCGCCGGGCCGTGAAGATCAATTCCTTGGCCCGGGCTGCCCCGATGAGCCGAGGCAGGCGCTGAGTGCCCCCGGCGCCCGGGATGATGGCCAGGGCCGTCTCCACGAGGCCCAGCCTGGCATCGGCCCCGGCGATGCGGAGATCCGCACACAGGGCCAGCTCCAGTCCACCGCCGAAGGCCGCACCTTCCAGGGCGGCGACCACCGGCATGGGCAGATCCGCCAGCCCCGAGAAGGCCGAGCGCAGGCCCTGAACGAAGACCGCCACCTCGGCAGGGGTCATCTCGGCCCGCTCTTTCAGGTCTGCCCCTGCGCAGAACACCCCGGGCACGAGGCTGTGCAGGACCACGACCCGGACCGAAGCGTCAGAGCCCAGGTCTGCCAGGGCCTGCCGGAACTCCGCCATGAGCTGGCGGCCCAGGGCATTCTTGGCAGCGGGGCGGTCCAGGCCCAGAAGGACGATGCCCGCATCCGCCCCTGCCAGGTGTTCGAGGCGGACCTCCATCAGCCCAGCTCGACGATTGGGTCCCCTTCGTTGAGGAACTGGTCGGGGGTCACGAAGACCTTCTGGACCGTGCCCTCCTCGGGGCTGCCCACGGGAATCTGCATCTTCATCGACTCGATGATGACCAGGTCCTGGTCCTCGTTCACCGCATCGCCTGCCGCGACGCAGACCTCCAGAACCTTCCCCGCCATCTCGGCACGCACTACAGCCATTCAGTCACCTCATGAGGACGATGGCTCCAGTCTACCCGGCTACTCGTCCTTGTCGGTGTCGCCGATGACCACCAGGTCGTCGTCCTCGTAGGCGAAGTCGCCCTCCTCGATGAGGATCTCTCGGACCTTCCCGCATTCGGGGGCATTGATGTAGAAGGAGGTGCGGGAGGAGTCCGTGCCCTCAAGGATCAAGAGGGGCTCGTCCTCTTCCACTTCCTGGCCGGGGCGGACGAGTACATCCACCACATAGCCCGGCCATTCCGCCCGCACGATCATGCTGCCTCCCCGTCTTCGCTCCACGACCTTGGCGGGGAGAGTATGGCGCCCTGCGGCCCCGCGCAAGTCCCGGAAGCCGTTCTTTTCGTCACATCTGCTCTCTGAGATACTGAAAGGCTTGGAGGATGGAATGGCTGTGGCTTGTGGCATCGTGGGGCTCCCCAATGTGGGAAAATCCACCCTTTTCAACGCTCTCACCCGTGCGGGCGCGGCTTCGGCCAACTATCCCTTCTGCACCATCGAGCCCAATACGGGCGTGGTGGATGTGCCCGATCCCCGCCTGGCGGCCCTGGCCGAGATCGTGAACCCCCAGCGGGTCCTGCCGGCGGCCCAGGAATTCGTGGATATCGCGGGCCTGGTCCGGGGCGCCAGCAAGGGCGAGGGCCTGGGCAACGCCTTCCTGGGCCACATCCGGGAGACCGATGCCATCGTCCAGGTGGTGCGCTGCTTCGAGGACGGCAATGTCACCCATGTGGAGGGTGGCGTGGACCCGGAGCGGGACCTCAGCATCATCGAGACGGAACTGGTCATCAAGGACCTGGACGCCGTCGAGAAGGGCCTGGAGCGCCACCGGAAGGTCGCCAAGACCGGCAACAAGGAATCCCTGGCCCTGGTGGCGGTGCTGGAGCGGGTCTTCGCGGCCCTGGACGGCGGCAAGTGGGCCCGCACCGCGGGCCTGTCGCCCGAGGACAAGGCCCTCATCAAGTCCTACGGCCTGCTCACCCTCAAGCCCACCCTCTTCGTGGGCAACATCGGGGAGGAGGACATCCGGAACCCCGAGGGCAATGCCCACTACCAGAAGCTCCTGGCGCTCGCCGCCGAGCGCCAGGCCCCCTGCATCCCCATCTGCTCCAAGCTCGAAGCCGAGATTCAGGACCTCCCCGAGGAGGACCGTCCCCTCTTCCTGGAGGAGGCCGGCCTGTCGGAACCGGGCCTCAATGTCCTCATCCACGCCAGCTACGACCTGCTGGGCCTCCAGACCTACTTCACCGCCGGGGTGAAGGAAGTGCGGGCCTGGACCATCCACAAGGGGGACACGGCCCCCCAGGCCGCGGGCGTCATCCACACCGACTTCGAGAAGGGCTTCATCCGGGCCCAGGTCATCGCCTACGAGGACTTCATCCAGTACCGGGGCGAGCAGGGGGCCAAGGATGCCGGGAAGATGCGCACTGAGGGCAAGGACTATGTGGTGAAAGATGGGGACCTCATGAACTTCCTGTTCAATGTCTGAACTCATTCTTCCGGCGCCTTTTCCCGATGCCTTGGGAACGGGTGAGGATCGATGAGCCTGGTCAGGTCAAGCGGGGGGTCCGGACGGGAATCGACCGTCGAAGATCCCATGCAGATCCGCCGGGCCCTGACCGACCTGCAGCGCGCTGAATCGGAGTTCCCCATCAAGGTGGAGGGCACGCACACGCTGCCCTACACCGCCTGGGTCCAGCACCTGGACTTCGAGAAGGGCGTTCTCCATCTGAAGCTCATCCGCCCCCTCCCCCACGAGATGGTGAGCGGCGCTCCTTTCGAGATGCTCTTCGCGGTCGGAGAGCAGCGCTTCGAGGCCCCCCTCACCTTCCTGGGCCGGGAATCCTATCTCCTGTACCGATTCTCCGTTCCCCTCCGAATGACGCAGTCGGACCGGCGCACCCACAAGCGGTATCCCTTCCGGCCTCGGGAGAAGGCCTATGTGCTGGCCCAGGATTCGGGCCTGCCGGGCTTCGGCTTCGCGGGGCCCCTGGTGAACCTCTCCCTCGGCGGGCTCGCCTTCCGGGTGGATCGGGTCAT from Geothrix sp. includes these protein-coding regions:
- a CDS encoding SPFH domain-containing protein, which encodes MGLMDWGKAQFLDILEWLDDSNDTLAWRFPMRGQEIQNGGKLVVRESQEAVFVNEGQLADVFKPGTHNLTTQNLPILATLKGWKYGFESPFKSDVYFISTKLYNDLKWGTSNPIMMRDADFGMLRIRAFGIYSIKVVDSGTFLKQLVGTNGVYTVPDISEQLRKTIMSRFTDTLGESKIPALDLAAKYDEISDLVKQKLQDEFKTMGLELSKFFVENISLPEEVEAMMDKRTGVGMMAPVMGAYTQMQVADSIPLAAQNPGGVAGMGMGVGLGFGMGNMMGQQMTGAAQQMSQQGFPAGNAPAAPAASMAPAKSLKEELTELKELFDGQLITQAEYDTQRAAVMKKFGMGN
- a CDS encoding cation diffusion facilitator family transporter — translated: MAGSHEHGPSTTGRLAWSAAIFFVSFVLQGVGGLWTGSIGLVSDSLENLNDVLVNSLGILSLWLANRRAPDDRWTFGWHRLEVFNSLVGVGFLLFLAGAVGWEALARFRHPVPIQTGWVLVFSGIGLLLNIAATVVLVPRDRSLLERDASLRAAYTHAFADSLTSVSLVVSMILIRLTGWRWVDPAIALVILGVILRGAVLLLRDAVGILMHRAAFEHEAVKAELMALPGVLGVEDFRSWKMCSHLTIASAHIIVATDRLEDTEAFLERIERLLWERHGVRHLTVHFETRDMADRHHHRFIHQHDAEADHHH
- a CDS encoding enoyl-CoA hydratase-related protein, coding for MEVRLEHLAGADAGIVLLGLDRPAAKNALGRQLMAEFRQALADLGSDASVRVVVLHSLVPGVFCAGADLKERAEMTPAEVAVFVQGLRSAFSGLADLPMPVVAALEGAAFGGGLELALCADLRIAGADARLGLVETALAIIPGAGGTQRLPRLIGAARAKELIFTARRLGAEEAGRLGMVDRVVPAGQALDSALALAREILPNGPVAVRMAKLAVNRGQGLDLGAGLAFEQACYAQVIPTQDRLEGLAAFREKRRPQYRGR
- a CDS encoding acetyl-CoA carboxylase biotin carboxyl carrier protein subunit, whose translation is MAVVRAEMAGKVLEVCVAAGDAVNEDQDLVIIESMKMQIPVGSPEEGTVQKVFVTPDQFLNEGDPIVELG
- a CDS encoding acetyl-CoA carboxylase biotin carboxyl carrier protein subunit; this encodes MIVRAEWPGYVVDVLVRPGQEVEEDEPLLILEGTDSSRTSFYINAPECGKVREILIEEGDFAYEDDDLVVIGDTDKDE
- the ychF gene encoding redox-regulated ATPase YchF translates to MAVACGIVGLPNVGKSTLFNALTRAGAASANYPFCTIEPNTGVVDVPDPRLAALAEIVNPQRVLPAAQEFVDIAGLVRGASKGEGLGNAFLGHIRETDAIVQVVRCFEDGNVTHVEGGVDPERDLSIIETELVIKDLDAVEKGLERHRKVAKTGNKESLALVAVLERVFAALDGGKWARTAGLSPEDKALIKSYGLLTLKPTLFVGNIGEEDIRNPEGNAHYQKLLALAAERQAPCIPICSKLEAEIQDLPEEDRPLFLEEAGLSEPGLNVLIHASYDLLGLQTYFTAGVKEVRAWTIHKGDTAPQAAGVIHTDFEKGFIRAQVIAYEDFIQYRGEQGAKDAGKMRTEGKDYVVKDGDLMNFLFNV